A genomic window from Anthocerotibacter panamensis C109 includes:
- the purL gene encoding phosphoribosylformylglycinamidine synthase subunit PurL: MHSRTTVPITADQIKAQRLTPSEFERICDLLGREPNINELGMFGVMWSEHCCYKNSKPLLRNFPTTGPHVLVGPGENAGVVDIGGGLRVAFKIESHNHPSAVEPYQGAATGVGGILRDIFTMGARPIALLNSLRFGPPDTSRNRLLISGVVAGISGYGNSVGVPTVGGEVYFDPAYNGNPLVNAMAIGLMELPEIMKSGAKGIGNPVLYVGSTTGRDGMGGASFASAELSDQSEKDRPAVQVGDPFLEKLLIEACLEAFKTGAVVAAQDMGAAGLTCSTCEMAAKGGVGVSLDLDLVPVREQGMSPYEFLLSESQERMLLIGEKGREGELIEIFGRWGLHAVVVGEVLPDPVVNIYQKGALVAQVNAPALTDEAPVYHRAILQEPPAYIVAAHAWQPGPEHTTIADGNAVLLKLLASPSIASKRWIYRQYDYLIQNNSLIVPGAGDAAVLRVRTQEFGVGEVPESPHSERGLAATVDCNSRWVYLDPYEGAKAAVAEAARNLTCVGALPLAVTDNLNFGSPERPEIFWQMAESCRGISDACRALGTPVTGGNVSLYNEIQDQEGSRAIYPTPTIGMVGLVEDLRKTCTLGFKGHGDTILLLGPLAGGLAASEYLAVVHGLVTGKPEPVDLDLEVCVQQCCYQMIQAGWVRSAHDCSEGGLAVALAESCFPQGWGAEIVLPTGADAQILFGEAASRIVVSVAAEHLDEVLTVLASSLPGGAFTLLGTVTGDRLTLRTEELTLISLPVAELEDSWSHALERQLQQVK; the protein is encoded by the coding sequence GTGCATTCCCGGACGACCGTGCCCATCACCGCAGACCAGATCAAGGCCCAGCGCCTCACCCCGAGCGAATTTGAGCGTATCTGTGACCTCCTAGGCCGCGAACCGAATATCAACGAGTTGGGTATGTTCGGCGTGATGTGGTCCGAGCACTGCTGCTATAAAAATTCCAAGCCCCTCCTGCGCAACTTCCCGACTACCGGACCTCACGTACTCGTCGGACCGGGCGAAAATGCTGGGGTGGTGGATATCGGCGGCGGGCTGAGGGTCGCCTTCAAAATCGAGTCCCACAACCATCCCTCCGCCGTCGAACCCTATCAAGGAGCCGCTACCGGCGTTGGCGGTATCTTGCGCGATATCTTTACGATGGGCGCACGACCCATTGCCCTACTCAATTCCCTGCGCTTTGGTCCTCCCGATACAAGCCGAAATCGTCTGCTCATCAGCGGTGTCGTGGCAGGCATCAGCGGCTACGGCAACTCCGTCGGCGTGCCCACCGTGGGTGGCGAAGTCTATTTCGACCCCGCCTACAACGGCAATCCGCTTGTCAATGCCATGGCGATTGGTCTGATGGAACTGCCCGAGATCATGAAATCCGGGGCTAAGGGTATCGGCAACCCCGTCCTCTACGTCGGCTCGACCACCGGGCGCGATGGCATGGGTGGGGCTAGTTTTGCGAGCGCCGAGTTGAGCGACCAATCTGAAAAAGACCGCCCCGCTGTGCAGGTAGGCGACCCCTTCTTAGAGAAACTGCTCATCGAAGCCTGCCTCGAAGCCTTCAAAACCGGAGCTGTCGTCGCTGCTCAAGATATGGGTGCTGCGGGTCTGACCTGCTCTACCTGCGAAATGGCAGCCAAGGGCGGTGTGGGGGTCTCCCTTGACCTCGACCTCGTGCCTGTGCGCGAGCAGGGCATGAGCCCCTACGAATTTTTACTCTCCGAGTCTCAAGAACGGATGCTCCTCATTGGCGAGAAGGGCCGTGAGGGTGAATTGATTGAGATTTTTGGGCGTTGGGGGCTCCATGCCGTCGTCGTGGGCGAAGTTTTGCCCGACCCGGTAGTGAATATTTACCAAAAAGGTGCATTGGTCGCTCAGGTGAATGCTCCTGCGCTCACCGACGAAGCCCCCGTCTATCACCGGGCTATCCTCCAAGAGCCCCCCGCCTATATTGTCGCTGCCCACGCTTGGCAGCCCGGTCCTGAACACACGACGATTGCAGACGGGAATGCGGTCTTGCTAAAACTCCTAGCGAGCCCTTCTATCGCCTCCAAGCGTTGGATCTACCGCCAGTACGACTATCTGATCCAAAACAACTCCCTCATCGTGCCAGGAGCCGGGGATGCAGCCGTGCTCCGGGTACGCACCCAGGAATTCGGGGTCGGGGAAGTACCGGAATCGCCCCACAGTGAGCGGGGGCTTGCCGCCACGGTGGATTGTAATAGCCGCTGGGTTTACCTGGACCCCTACGAAGGCGCTAAAGCCGCTGTCGCCGAAGCTGCCCGCAACCTCACCTGCGTCGGAGCCCTACCCCTCGCCGTGACCGACAACCTCAACTTTGGGAGTCCTGAACGGCCTGAGATCTTCTGGCAGATGGCTGAGAGTTGCCGGGGGATCAGCGATGCTTGCCGCGCCTTGGGTACCCCGGTGACGGGTGGGAACGTTTCGCTCTATAACGAGATCCAGGACCAGGAAGGGAGCCGCGCGATCTATCCGACGCCGACGATTGGTATGGTCGGTCTGGTGGAAGATCTTCGTAAAACGTGTACGTTAGGCTTTAAGGGCCATGGGGACACCATCTTGCTGTTGGGTCCGCTGGCGGGTGGGCTGGCGGCTTCCGAGTATCTAGCGGTGGTCCATGGTCTGGTGACCGGAAAACCCGAGCCCGTAGACCTCGACCTGGAAGTGTGCGTCCAACAATGCTGCTATCAGATGATTCAAGCGGGCTGGGTCCGTTCAGCGCATGACTGTAGCGAGGGTGGGCTGGCGGTGGCTCTGGCTGAGTCCTGTTTCCCGCAGGGATGGGGGGCTGAGATTGTGCTGCCTACGGGGGCCGATGCACAGATACTCTTTGGGGAAGCGGCTTCGAGAATTGTGGTCAGTGTTGCCGCCGAGCACCTAGATGAAGTCCTGACTGTCCTGGCATCATCACTTCCTGGAGGTGCATTCACCCTGCTAGGGACCGTCACAGGCGACCGGCTGACCCTGCGTACCGAGGAATTGACCCTGATTTCCCTGCCTGTTGCAGAACTAGAGGATAGCTGGTCCCACGCCCTAGAGCGGCAGTTACAGCAGGTTAAATGA
- a CDS encoding biotin--[acetyl-CoA-carboxylase] ligase, with amino-acid sequence MSTHRKPQTLGYPLFTYPVLDSTNTRALELLSSGAPEGTTVLAHTQTAGRGQRGHTWDSSDGGVYLSVLLRPALQTQYLLQITLWSAWGVAWALRRQGIPVQLKWPNDLVVGGRKLGGMLTETRIQGSTLLGAVVGVGVNGSNQVPATAITLTELGDFDYTETCATVLLGLEVGYRLWQRRGFERIRNHYLRWWINQRQNVAEGTVTSIDALGRVEILNPSGEPVFYYPGQVQLGYPFTENPHAGA; translated from the coding sequence GTGTCCACGCACCGCAAACCCCAAACCCTTGGTTACCCTCTTTTCACCTATCCCGTCCTCGACTCCACCAATACCCGTGCCCTGGAGTTGCTCAGTTCTGGGGCTCCTGAGGGAACGACGGTACTTGCCCACACCCAAACAGCGGGCAGAGGACAGCGCGGTCATACCTGGGATTCAAGCGATGGGGGTGTTTATCTCTCTGTTCTCCTCAGACCCGCCCTACAGACTCAATATCTGCTGCAAATAACCCTGTGGAGCGCTTGGGGCGTCGCGTGGGCCTTGCGCCGTCAGGGAATTCCTGTGCAGTTGAAATGGCCCAATGATCTGGTAGTAGGCGGGCGAAAACTCGGGGGAATGCTCACCGAAACCCGGATTCAGGGCAGTACGCTATTAGGGGCGGTGGTGGGTGTGGGGGTCAACGGCAGTAATCAGGTTCCGGCGACAGCCATCACTTTGACCGAGTTGGGAGACTTTGATTACACCGAGACCTGCGCCACTGTGCTTCTGGGATTGGAAGTAGGCTATAGACTGTGGCAGCGTCGGGGTTTTGAGCGCATCCGCAACCACTACTTACGCTGGTGGATTAACCAGAGACAAAACGTTGCTGAGGGAACAGTAACCAGTATTGATGCCTTAGGACGCGTGGAGATCCTCAACCCGAGCGGGGAGCCTGTTTTTTATTATCCTGGTCAGGTGCAGTTGGGCTACCCCTTCACAGAGAATCCGCACGCTGGAGCTTGA
- a CDS encoding PrsW family intramembrane metalloprotease: protein MTTTLFLVLSAIAPALILLVLVAYSRRDFNTFVMPRPPWLVLWALLAGVGSAYLALAVESALAVTPWSVASLGGLAAFTLFAVGLAEEGAKFIALRALLWRLKLFTEPYDGILLAATVGLGFGATENISYVLAASADQGPSGFEVALVRAFTAVPLHGMLGVVLGYYIGQARVKELADGRVRWGLLLSGLGWAVVGHGFYDFLAFQNNPLAELLLWICLAVLASVSWRLIRQAKRYSITWGGTGPEEPTLFIPPVAPPRDPRVAGILGLIPGVGQFYNGEWQKGLSLMGVAAVNLTSLLAVWLLINYPLESIFQLLDWGLTLGEKPIEFINQLANTPILWVLSGLLVSFCLFGAFDAYRTAYSRRFEYLLAPPFRVKFVQSVSLAYSGHLLLVLLFALVPLFLSGGSSGGGGQPLEFDLVQTPTTLNGHKEQPEGKTEGKQKSNRREQIAQNVPKTPDNKQGKTPVPQPKKSVKAQQAKGLPRSYSDYLSWKIRQFHDLYFSQVAPDEYTVVRYVIAQDGHVREAEVLQENSTTPPAVAELAAETIRDMDPLEPLPQGIREVEVLELFWNGTVIGKPGSLEERLSMLPDGRWVQETSPP from the coding sequence ATGACGACTACCCTCTTCCTAGTTCTGTCAGCCATCGCTCCCGCACTGATCCTGCTGGTGCTGGTGGCCTATTCAAGAAGGGATTTCAACACTTTTGTTATGCCGCGCCCGCCCTGGCTGGTGCTGTGGGCGCTACTGGCAGGTGTGGGGTCCGCGTATTTGGCCCTGGCAGTCGAATCAGCCCTTGCCGTCACGCCCTGGAGTGTGGCTAGTCTGGGTGGGCTTGCCGCGTTCACCCTGTTCGCAGTGGGTCTGGCGGAAGAAGGGGCCAAGTTTATCGCCCTCAGGGCTTTACTCTGGCGCTTAAAGCTCTTTACCGAGCCCTATGACGGTATCTTGCTGGCGGCGACCGTGGGACTGGGCTTCGGGGCTACGGAGAATATCTCCTATGTCCTGGCGGCCTCGGCAGACCAAGGGCCATCGGGCTTCGAGGTCGCGCTTGTCCGCGCCTTCACGGCGGTCCCGCTCCACGGGATGCTCGGGGTGGTCCTGGGCTACTACATCGGTCAGGCCAGGGTGAAGGAGCTAGCCGATGGTCGCGTCCGCTGGGGGCTACTCTTGAGCGGGCTCGGCTGGGCGGTAGTGGGCCACGGATTCTACGACTTCCTCGCCTTCCAAAACAATCCCCTGGCAGAACTGCTGCTGTGGATCTGCTTAGCGGTTTTGGCCTCGGTCAGTTGGCGGCTCATCCGTCAAGCCAAGCGCTACTCCATCACTTGGGGCGGCACCGGACCGGAGGAGCCGACGCTGTTTATCCCACCGGTGGCCCCGCCGCGCGACCCGCGCGTCGCTGGAATCTTGGGACTGATCCCCGGAGTCGGTCAGTTCTACAACGGGGAGTGGCAAAAGGGCCTGAGCCTGATGGGCGTAGCAGCGGTCAACCTGACCAGCCTGCTAGCCGTGTGGCTACTCATCAACTATCCCCTGGAATCGATCTTCCAACTCCTCGACTGGGGGCTTACCCTGGGCGAAAAACCGATTGAGTTTATCAACCAACTCGCCAACACCCCAATACTCTGGGTCCTGAGTGGGCTGCTGGTCAGCTTTTGTCTCTTTGGAGCCTTTGACGCCTACCGTACTGCCTACAGCCGCCGCTTTGAATATCTGCTCGCTCCTCCCTTCCGGGTCAAGTTTGTGCAGTCGGTTTCCCTCGCCTATAGCGGGCACCTGCTTCTGGTTCTCCTATTTGCCCTGGTCCCGCTGTTTCTCAGTGGCGGCAGCAGTGGTGGCGGAGGACAGCCGCTCGAATTTGACCTTGTGCAGACCCCGACCACGCTCAACGGCCATAAGGAACAGCCTGAAGGCAAAACCGAAGGCAAGCAAAAGAGTAACCGCCGCGAGCAAATCGCCCAAAACGTCCCTAAAACCCCAGACAACAAGCAGGGTAAAACCCCAGTCCCCCAGCCCAAAAAATCAGTCAAAGCCCAGCAAGCCAAGGGGTTGCCCCGCTCTTACAGCGACTACCTCTCCTGGAAAATTCGCCAGTTTCATGACCTCTATTTCTCGCAGGTCGCCCCGGATGAATATACAGTGGTCCGCTATGTAATTGCTCAGGATGGACACGTCCGCGAGGCCGAAGTCCTCCAGGAGAACAGCACCACCCCGCCTGCGGTCGCAGAATTGGCCGCCGAGACCATCCGGGACATGGACCCTTTGGAGCCTTTGCCCCAAGGGATACGCGAGGTAGAAGTCCTAGAACTCTTCTGGAACGGGACGGTCATCGGCAAACCGGGCAGCCTGGAGGAGCGGCTGAGTATGCTCCCGGATGGGCGCTGGGTCCAAGAAACCTCTCCTCCTTAA
- the nadA gene encoding quinolinate synthase NadA codes for MVTPTLTPVATHLDLFAQIEDLKRRLNAVILAHYYQEPDIQDIADFVGDSLALSRQAAQTEADVIVFAGVHFMAETAKILNPTKQVLLPDLQAGCSLAEQCPAERFAQFCAQYSDHLVITYINSTAEVKALSDIICTSSNAVAIVNQLPADQPIIFGPDKNLGRYVNRMTGRNMVLWPGACIVHEIFSEKKLIQLLNRYPTAKVIAHPECEEAVLRHADHIGSTASLLSYVQKSPETTFIVVTESGILHQMTRACPEKTFIPAPPNGNCACNECPYMRLNTLEKVNLAMVNRSPEITLDEEIRVRALQPIQRMLDMSPA; via the coding sequence ATGGTGACCCCCACTTTAACGCCAGTTGCTACACACCTCGACTTGTTTGCCCAAATTGAGGACCTAAAGCGACGCCTGAATGCGGTTATCCTGGCGCACTACTACCAGGAGCCGGATATTCAGGATATTGCCGACTTTGTGGGCGATTCGCTGGCCCTCTCCCGGCAGGCTGCTCAGACCGAGGCTGACGTGATTGTCTTTGCCGGGGTCCATTTTATGGCAGAGACCGCCAAGATCCTCAATCCCACGAAGCAAGTTTTGCTGCCTGACCTCCAAGCTGGGTGCTCTTTGGCCGAGCAATGCCCCGCAGAGCGTTTTGCCCAGTTTTGTGCCCAATACTCGGATCATTTAGTTATCACCTACATTAATAGCACCGCCGAGGTCAAAGCCCTCAGCGATATCATCTGCACTTCATCCAATGCGGTCGCCATCGTCAACCAGCTTCCTGCTGACCAGCCCATCATTTTTGGTCCCGATAAGAACCTTGGGCGCTACGTCAACCGGATGACTGGACGCAACATGGTCCTGTGGCCGGGTGCCTGCATTGTCCATGAGATCTTTTCGGAGAAGAAGTTGATTCAGTTGCTGAATCGCTATCCCACTGCTAAAGTCATCGCCCATCCAGAGTGCGAAGAGGCCGTTTTACGCCACGCAGACCACATTGGTTCTACGGCTTCGCTTTTGAGCTACGTCCAAAAAAGCCCAGAGACGACGTTTATTGTGGTCACCGAGAGTGGTATTCTCCACCAGATGACCCGCGCCTGTCCCGAGAAGACGTTTATCCCTGCTCCACCCAACGGCAACTGCGCCTGCAACGAATGCCCCTACATGCGCCTCAACACGCTGGAGAAGGTCAACCTCGCGATGGTCAACCGGAGCCCGGAGATCACCCTGGATGAGGAGATCCGCGTGCGCGCGCTCCAGCCGATTCAGCGGATGCTGGATATGAGTCCTGCCTGA
- the rplK gene encoding 50S ribosomal protein L11, with translation MARKVTAKVKLALNAGKANPAPPVGPALGQHGVNIMMFCKEYNAKTADQVGMVIPVEITIFDDRSFSIVLKTPPASVLLCKAAGIPRGSAKPKTQKVGSITRDQLREITTTKMADLNAVDIEAGMKIIEGTARNMGITITD, from the coding sequence ATGGCCCGCAAGGTAACCGCCAAAGTCAAACTCGCCCTCAACGCGGGTAAGGCCAACCCCGCTCCTCCCGTCGGCCCCGCGCTGGGTCAGCATGGGGTCAATATCATGATGTTCTGCAAGGAGTACAACGCCAAGACTGCCGATCAGGTGGGCATGGTGATCCCTGTCGAAATCACGATTTTTGACGACCGCAGTTTCTCCATTGTGCTCAAGACTCCTCCGGCTTCGGTCCTGCTGTGCAAGGCTGCGGGCATCCCCCGCGGCTCCGCTAAGCCCAAGACCCAAAAAGTCGGTTCGATCACCCGCGACCAGTTACGGGAGATCACAACAACCAAGATGGCTGACCTCAATGCCGTCGATATTGAAGCGGGCATGAAGATCATTGAGGGCACCGCCCGTAATATGGGCATCACCATCACTGATTAG
- a CDS encoding ABC1 kinase family protein: MAPPVASSSYRWNQENYSSLRRLIDIWFFVLKFLFYRWLDTKAWSYREGFTDQNRTQRRIKRAVWIRDTILELGPTFIKVGQLFSTRADLFPREYVEELSKLQDEVPAFPYAQAVKTIEAELGKPIHELFVYFEPIPIAAASLGQVHRAELPSGEKVVIKVQRPGLLKLFEIDLKILRDVAGYLQNHPSYGKGREWLPIYDECCKILYQEIDYLNEGRNADTFRRNFRDNPDIHVPKVFWRYSSPRVLTLEYAPGIKISNYEALEAAGLDRKALARIGASSYLQQLLEDGFFHADPHPGNLAVRHDGVVIFYDFGMMGQIKPDTKNKLMDTFLGVAQRDVDKVIDSLTELGAIKPNADRVPIRRSVSFMLNNFTERPFEDVSNVSFAHLADDIYEMAYDQPFRFPATFTFVLRALSTLEGLGKGLDPSFNFMEVAQPFAIQMANETTNHISSPRALLSQLGQQAQQVSNLAVNLPRRIEQTLDRLDNGDLKVRVKATESDRLLRRLNAAVVGLVYAVLAGAALISTVVLYASHYRIESALGLVLTGVFALALGRILLKLQRADSL, encoded by the coding sequence GTGGCTCCCCCAGTTGCTTCTTCTTCCTACCGCTGGAATCAAGAAAACTACTCCAGCTTGCGAAGACTTATTGATATTTGGTTTTTTGTCCTGAAGTTCCTTTTTTATCGCTGGCTGGATACCAAAGCCTGGAGCTATCGCGAGGGATTCACCGACCAAAATCGGACCCAAAGGCGAATCAAACGGGCAGTCTGGATCCGCGATACCATCCTGGAGCTAGGGCCTACGTTTATCAAAGTGGGTCAGCTTTTTTCGACTCGGGCTGATCTTTTCCCGCGAGAATATGTCGAGGAACTCTCGAAACTCCAGGATGAAGTTCCGGCTTTTCCCTATGCCCAAGCCGTTAAGACGATTGAGGCTGAGCTGGGCAAGCCCATTCACGAACTTTTTGTCTATTTCGAGCCGATTCCGATTGCAGCGGCGTCCCTGGGTCAGGTCCACCGAGCAGAACTGCCTTCCGGTGAAAAAGTAGTCATCAAGGTCCAACGTCCGGGTCTGCTGAAACTATTTGAGATCGATTTGAAGATCCTGCGCGATGTGGCGGGGTACTTGCAGAACCACCCGAGCTACGGCAAGGGGCGCGAGTGGCTGCCCATCTACGACGAATGCTGCAAGATTCTCTACCAGGAAATTGATTACCTCAACGAGGGGCGCAATGCAGACACTTTTCGGCGCAACTTCCGGGATAACCCGGACATCCATGTTCCTAAAGTTTTCTGGCGCTATTCCTCCCCGCGAGTCCTAACACTGGAATACGCTCCAGGTATCAAGATTAGCAATTATGAAGCTCTGGAAGCCGCCGGACTCGACCGCAAAGCCCTCGCCCGTATCGGCGCATCCTCGTACCTGCAACAGCTTTTGGAAGATGGCTTCTTCCATGCCGATCCCCATCCCGGCAACCTAGCAGTCCGTCATGATGGCGTGGTGATTTTTTACGACTTCGGGATGATGGGTCAGATCAAGCCGGACACCAAAAATAAACTCATGGACACGTTCTTGGGAGTGGCCCAAAGGGACGTAGACAAGGTCATCGATTCCTTGACTGAGTTGGGGGCGATCAAGCCCAATGCTGACCGCGTGCCAATCCGTCGCTCGGTGTCGTTCATGCTCAATAACTTCACGGAGCGGCCTTTTGAGGATGTCAGCAACGTTTCTTTTGCCCATCTTGCAGATGACATCTACGAGATGGCTTACGACCAACCCTTCCGTTTTCCGGCAACCTTTACTTTTGTGCTCCGGGCGCTTTCTACTCTGGAGGGCTTAGGCAAAGGTCTAGATCCATCATTTAATTTCATGGAAGTTGCTCAACCCTTCGCAATACAAATGGCTAACGAAACCACAAACCATATTTCCTCCCCGCGGGCTCTATTGAGCCAACTGGGGCAGCAAGCGCAGCAGGTGAGTAATCTGGCGGTCAATTTGCCCCGCCGTATCGAACAAACCCTGGACCGGCTTGACAATGGCGATCTCAAAGTGCGCGTCAAAGCCACGGAGTCTGACCGCCTCTTGCGCCGTCTCAACGCAGCGGTCGTTGGTTTGGTCTACGCGGTTCTGGCAGGGGCAGCGCTGATTTCTACAGTCGTTCTCTACGCCAGTCACTACCGCATCGAATCCGCTTTGGGTCTAGTCTTGACCGGGGTCTTCGCTCTTGCCCTAGGCCGGATCTTGCTCAAGCTCCAGCGTGCGGATTCTCTGTGA
- a CDS encoding NAD(P)H-quinone oxidoreductase subunit H gives MSVIETRADRMVLNMGPHHPSTHGVLRLIVTLNGENVEDCEPVLGYLHRGMEKIAENRTIVQFLPYVTRWDYAATMFTEATTVMAPEKLASVQVPRRAQYIRVIMMELSRIASHLLWLGPFMVDLGANTPLFYIFRERELIYDLFEAATGMRMMHNYFRIGGVAADLTYGWVDKCRDFCGYFDEKIDEYERLITNNPIFRKRVEGLGVVSREEAINWGMTGPMLRASGVNFDLRKADHYEIYDEVDFEVAWETGGDVFARYLVRIKEMRESNKIVKQCLDQLPGGPYENLEAQRIMGGPKSEWNSFDYQFIGKKSAPNFKLPAGEVYTRVEASKGELGIYLIGDGTTNPWRWKIHAPGFVNLGLLAQILQGNKIADIMAILGSVDVIMGEVDR, from the coding sequence ATGTCCGTGATTGAAACTCGTGCCGACCGCATGGTCCTCAATATGGGGCCACATCATCCTTCAACGCACGGGGTGCTCAGGCTCATTGTCACCCTCAATGGGGAGAACGTTGAAGATTGCGAGCCGGTCTTGGGCTACCTGCACCGGGGGATGGAGAAGATAGCGGAGAACCGCACCATCGTCCAATTCCTGCCCTATGTGACCCGGTGGGACTATGCGGCGACGATGTTCACCGAGGCGACGACCGTTATGGCTCCCGAAAAGCTGGCTAGCGTGCAGGTACCCCGCCGCGCCCAGTATATCCGCGTCATTATGATGGAGCTTTCGCGCATCGCCTCACACCTATTGTGGCTCGGTCCCTTCATGGTTGACCTCGGAGCCAACACGCCCTTGTTTTATATCTTCCGCGAGCGTGAACTGATCTACGACCTGTTCGAGGCGGCGACCGGGATGCGGATGATGCACAACTATTTCCGCATCGGTGGCGTGGCAGCAGACCTGACCTATGGTTGGGTGGATAAGTGCCGTGACTTCTGCGGGTACTTCGACGAAAAAATTGACGAGTACGAAAGACTCATCACCAACAATCCTATCTTCCGCAAACGGGTTGAGGGGTTGGGGGTGGTCTCGCGCGAGGAGGCCATCAACTGGGGTATGACCGGGCCGATGCTCCGGGCCTCAGGCGTCAATTTTGACCTGCGCAAGGCCGATCACTACGAAATCTATGATGAAGTGGACTTTGAAGTGGCCTGGGAAACCGGAGGCGATGTTTTTGCTCGCTATCTGGTCCGTATCAAAGAGATGCGCGAGTCGAACAAGATCGTCAAACAATGCCTGGACCAACTCCCCGGTGGCCCCTATGAGAACCTGGAAGCTCAGCGCATTATGGGCGGTCCCAAAAGCGAGTGGAACAGTTTTGACTACCAGTTCATCGGCAAGAAATCTGCCCCCAACTTCAAGCTCCCTGCAGGCGAGGTCTACACCCGCGTTGAGGCTTCTAAAGGCGAATTGGGCATCTACCTCATTGGCGACGGCACCACCAATCCCTGGCGCTGGAAGATCCACGCTCCTGGCTTCGTCAATCTGGGCCTCTTAGCGCAGATCCTCCAGGGTAACAAGATCGCAGACATCATGGCGATCTTGGGTTCAGTGGACGTCATTATGGGCGAGGTTGACCGCTAG
- a CDS encoding RuvC family protein, whose amino-acid sequence MSHESAKTYLGFDPGTQKCGLAIVSEEKSVLWRSVVSVAEALAKVQQLVDTYGPVAIVLGNQTGSLDWLVRLQDLGLPINRIDERYSSQQARLRYWDHYPAGWQGLLPRGLRVPPTAYDDLVAVILVERYLDL is encoded by the coding sequence ATGTCCCATGAATCGGCAAAGACCTACCTGGGCTTTGATCCCGGCACGCAAAAGTGTGGCCTCGCCATTGTAAGTGAGGAGAAAAGCGTTTTGTGGCGCTCGGTGGTCAGTGTGGCTGAGGCGCTGGCTAAAGTTCAGCAACTCGTAGACACCTATGGTCCTGTTGCCATCGTTTTGGGGAATCAGACCGGGAGCCTGGACTGGCTGGTTCGCTTGCAAGACCTAGGACTCCCGATCAATCGCATAGACGAGCGCTATAGCTCCCAGCAAGCCCGTCTGCGCTATTGGGATCACTACCCAGCGGGCTGGCAGGGGCTTCTGCCCCGTGGATTACGGGTGCCCCCAACAGCCTACGATGACTTGGTGGCGGTGATTTTGGTGGAGCGCTATCTGGATCTATGA
- a CDS encoding photosystem II reaction center protein K translates to MTSILLLANSLPAGWEWAAPLIDLLPIIPILFFLLAFVWQAAVGFK, encoded by the coding sequence ATGACTTCAATCCTCTTACTGGCCAACTCTTTACCCGCCGGTTGGGAATGGGCCGCCCCCTTAATCGATTTGTTGCCCATTATCCCTATTCTGTTCTTCCTCCTGGCCTTTGTCTGGCAGGCGGCGGTTGGCTTTAAATAG
- a CDS encoding DUF6825 family protein, which translates to MTDPLVRAFFIGRAAADLLFEKLEDGLTDALSEAGKFESEQREKLRVFTEAILERAAQQERRAGEDLSDAVRTAQVDATMSGNRQTTARETDLQEVVDTLRAEVAQLRSELQRYRANT; encoded by the coding sequence GTGACTGACCCATTGGTGCGAGCATTTTTTATTGGGCGTGCAGCAGCAGATCTGCTGTTCGAAAAACTCGAAGATGGTCTCACTGACGCGCTCAGTGAAGCGGGCAAATTTGAGTCGGAGCAGCGCGAGAAGCTGAGAGTCTTTACCGAAGCCATCCTGGAGCGGGCAGCCCAACAGGAGCGTCGAGCAGGCGAAGATCTATCAGATGCGGTCCGCACAGCCCAAGTAGACGCAACAATGAGCGGGAACCGGCAGACCACTGCACGGGAAACCGACCTCCAGGAAGTGGTCGACACCCTGCGTGCTGAGGTAGCCCAGTTGCGTTCTGAGTTGCAACGGTACCGCGCTAACACCTAG